TCACAAACTTACCTACCATTCAATGGAGGATAATAAAGTAGTACCAACCACCATGACATTTTAGTTAATTGTTACAAAACAGTGTAATGaagttttattgaaaaaagCTGTACAATCACATTTGAGTTAATGTAGAACATTCAGTGCTGATTTTCCTTCCTTATAACACATTTCAGCAGCTCATAAGCTGGAAAAACAGGATTACTTTCCACTTGAAGAAATTATTTCCTGGTCaaggaaaatcacattgtatcaaCTCCATGCGCAATTTTAGTTGTAGACCTCTGTGCTCCCAGCGCTTGACAGTAGCCAGGGTAACTGTTGGAATTTAGAACACCTGATACTAATAACTGGCTGATAAATCATATCAGGTCAGTTTTTACTATGGTTGGAGTGACTGGAGGGTATTTCTAGAAACAGCTTGAAAGCCCCTGGATCTACAAAGAAGTCACTTAAAATTGGTGCAACCATGTGGCCTTCAACCTATGGAATGTTCAAAACCTGGCACCAGCAATTTGGAAACACTGGAGTTTAgtgtttttaatgttaaatCAACTAACAATTTATAGCAGCATTAATATATTGGGCTGGAGACAGTTGTCCCTTAGCATGTGAGAGATGGGGCACAAGTTAAgagaatacatttataattgcaTACGATTGCTTCTTACATTAGGGTAGCAGGAGGTTGACTTGGGTCACTGtaggaaaatacatttctcatttgGGTTTCAAGCTGAAAACATTTAAGGACAGTTTACAGATTTCATTATGAATACTCTGCTGATAACACATTCTGTTATATGGATAcacattacttttatttatttgcaataGAGCATGCTAAATGTTACGCAACCTGAGCAGACATAAGAGAATCTTAAGATAAGACATTAACAACtgtatgtatactgtatttcaatCTCACATTATCAACACATTCATATAAATCTGTGAAATCGCAATGTATATAAAAgcacatgcattttatttgtatatatctatatatcaaAAATGGGAAAAAGGATTAACAACAATAGTATACGCCTTCATTAACATGATGCAAAGTAACTGGATGAAAACCACAAAATGAATCATGGGTACTGTAGATCAGTGAAAATCCCAAAAGGCAGCAGTGGTTTCTTGGGGATCTAACACAGGCTCTGTTGCAGCCATTCTGAAGCCAGAGGTTTTGATTGACATTTGATCGGCAAAGATGACAAACAGATTGCAAGGTCACTCCTCCTCAGAAGTGTAAAGGCGGTACAACAACGTGACAAAAGCTGCAGCCAAAGCGGGTATCAACCAGTTAGTCCAACTGTTGAGGGGAAAGAAACAACAAAGAGATAAAACGTCAAAAAATTGCAATATTGGTTCCTTGAGAAACCAGAGCCATACCGGCATTGAAAACAATTAACCTGTACAATTTAAAAAGTATGAAAGACTGCATGCAGCCAATTTTTTAAGTCGTATTCCTATACGTACCTTGAGGTCTCCACGACTGGGTTTGCAAGCGATTCCTAAAGGAAAGGAAAGGGTTTACGTCATTTGTATCAAGACTATGAGTAGGCTTGTCTTTATGATGAATGTTAATGCTTCTCTTTTGATGCTCATTGTAAAATACAAGGTTTTCAAAAGACCGTTGCCACATCTGAAACCATATAAAACCACACAGCGTGCTAAAATATCACATGATTAGAGTAAACGATCCCATTGGAGGTACAGTGACTTCATATTCAAATTCATTACTTCTACTTACTGAAGGTTTAACCATCTTCGGCCTGTCATCCTacagggaagagagggaggaaagcaGGGTGGGACAGAGTAGGAAGGACAAAAAGGCTGTTTGTCATTGACAGTTGGCATgcactgaaaacatttagaacTAGGCCTTGCCTAGATTACTTAGATTACGCTATCTGTGGAAAATAGCTGAGAACTAAATTAATGATATCCTACCCAGttaagctaacattagccaaTACCAACTGATTCATTAATTTATCAAACACACTCaaacgacccggccccggataaagcggaagatgatgaatgAACACTCAATGCATATATGAAGAGAGATCCTCCATAGCTATGATGCAGCCTACACATTGTGGTATGTTGCAAATCTAACATTGCTTACCAATGTGGTCATTTTCAGCAAGACTATGGGACTACTGAAGTATACTACATGATATCATGGACATCTTCATTAAGCCAAGATGCTGTATAGAGAATGTAAGTACAGCTAATGCAATCATGTTTACATTCACTGAACACTACAGAGGGTACCTCACAATTTCAATAGGTTTGGTTTAGCCACAGTCGGGTTTAGCAGCCACAATCACTCGTTCAGTGTCACACTTGTTTCGGGCAGAGCATACCACAAAGAAAGGCCACATGAAGAAATCTGATAGTGTAAGAATGTACATTCACTGTCTAATAGGAACTTAAATGTAGTCATTCCTTACAATTCAGCCCCATgcctaaacatttaaaaaaatattgcctGCTAGTTACGAAtgtacataaaaaacaaaataactatgAATTCATTTGGTTTGACTTCATAGTGTATACATGGCCTTGATATAGAATCTATGGTTTACAATAACTTGGAATATAACATGGAATATAAGCTGTACCACTCAAATCAAATAACATTTCATAAAGGTTTGATGGAAAATAGAAAGATTTGGTGCTCGTGGGTGTTGCTTGTGTATACCTTTCTGTCCAATGAAACAACTTCTGGACAATATTCCTGTTGACTTTAAAACAGCCCTTTTGGCTCAAGAGCAAAGAAGAGAGCTTACTGGGTGCAGTTCTCCAACAACAAAGGTGGCGGCCATCTCTCTAGCATCTGACGAGTGCCCCACATCTTCGAAGCTCTCCGTGGCATCGCCACCGGCCTGCTCCCTTAAGACCTCCTCTCCACCTGGGTGCTGAAGGGCATGACGGGTAATGTATTTACTTAGAAGGCTCTCCTTCCTATATGCAAATACAGTGTCTTCGGAAATCATTGACCCCATTGTATGCAATGACATGGCAATTTACACGAAAAaccaaatgttgaaacggaGTGGAATGCCAGTTGAAAAACAGTAGCACCTCGCAACACATCAAcccaattaaatgtattgttttggcAGAGCTCCAAAACATCCtcacaaaattattttcttatGTAGAAAAACACCACTTGACACAGCAAATAAGCTTTTAACAGAACCTTTCAAATGACAAACATCAATTATAGAACCAGACAAAATAATTACTGTGGTTTTTCTGATTTTCTTAAGAGTGATTTATGTAATCCACCTGTCCATAATGCTCTATGTACATCAAAGTTCAATTCAAGAAAATAACTTGATGGATAAACTAAACAAGCTAGCATTGTTGCCCCAAGTATAGCAGCTAAGGAGCCTCAAATACTCATGCATTACTTGAACAGACtggaatttctttttttgggaGGGTAACATTGTTTGGATTTATCTGCCAGTTATCTATGTTTCTTCAGACAAACAGTCCCAGAGCTGGAGGAAGGGAGACTGGGTCTGCCTTTCCATACAGTGGCAGGTGTGCACCGAACATTATAGCATCATACATTACAACACAGAATGAGAATGGCTGGGAAAATGATAAAACCCCCCACAAcatgtgtagctgtgtgtggtgAACCCCACACACATCTGTCAAGAACAAACTTCACTTTCTGCAAGGTAAATCATTAAAGCGACTGGATTTCACACTAGCTTTAGAGGATTTAACGGGACGTGTAAAGCTGAGTGAGCAGCTTCTGTCACAGACTTCTACTTAAATATAAGTGTAAAAAGAATTTGTGTATAAACATTAACCACACTTGACAGTGTTGTTGACCCTAACAACCTTGGAGGCTCTTGAAATGCAACATTCAGTAGAAATGGTAGAGCTTGGACTTAGAGCTCTATTCAAACCTCCAAGGTTGCCATGGAGATTTAGAGATATGGCCTTAGAAACAGCCTGAGATCAATTCTGCCATTTACTTGTGGTATTCCAGGAAAAagtcaaaaacacaaaaacatttggttgaACTCAATGAAAAGGATGTGTCCTGCTGAACTTGTTAAGTGGTATTGCCCTGAATTAGGAATTACCAAATTGCATATAAACGTGTGGGAGGACAGCCTTTTAAAACATTACCAAATTCACATTCTTAACTATATATTGCATACACATAACATTTTGATGAAATACTAGGACAGCAACTGCTTATTGCTGGAGAAGGGTCTAGAATAGACCATAGGCTCAACACCAGGTGTTTATGATAGCTATGGTCTAAAATCACAAAACCTGTGAGGCTGGTTCAAAGACAGGAACATTAAACCGCGATCTTCTACTggtctgcctttctctctgaGCTCTGCTATCTGATCTCAAAAAAGTAAAGGGACCCTGTGCCCAGCAGTATGAACTCAGATGGGAAGTGTATTCCCTGGGGATATTAAACGTCCTCGCCTGAACCCAGGCACGGATCTCGTTGGCTGCTTTACCAACTTCATTGTTATACTATTTTATCTGGCCATCTTATTGGCAATACTAGTCGATATTGTACTACCAACAGTAGACTAAGCCTATCCAATGGAATCCAAAGAACGAAATTGCAGTTCACTGATTAGTTAAGAGTTTAAGATAGAAAATTTAGTGAATTGCCTCCATTATTCTACTTCTTAAACTATGCACAGAATGGTATGAACTAACTACACGTCAGTATTACGCCTAGTTAATAACTGTTCAGACAACGGACCATGGTTTCAATGTAACTAAGCACACTGTCGCTTTGCTACAAGCTATCCCTAATATTGAACCAATATGGTGGGGGCGATTAGTCTACATCAAATCTGATTGGCTAACGTTATAAAATGAACTATTCGTGTACCAAATTTTCTCACCTCCTCCAGAAATTTGGTGACATCAAAGACTTTGTGGTTTATTATAATCCAAGTACTCTTGAAAGAATTCCTTTCCTCGATTTCTGAAAGCCGATAGTATTTTACAGACTGTCCGTTCTTCGCTTTATCCTCCATTTacctttaaataaatatttatgattTTAATGTGAATTcaataaatgctttttaaatCGTACTGTTAATTCGATGCAGTAACTTTGAAGGCATACAGACATTCAATCTAGTTACAGAGTTCAGAGTTTCTATTGTAGTTCCTAGCACGTAGACGGAACCGCCCCTATATTTGCCCATGGTTGCGATGATTGGTTATTTGTAAATTTCCTGAGACTCTGAGGCAATCCTATTGGCGTACTAGATTGCCAGGAGAATCCCATTCAGGATGTTGACTAGGGTAAAGGTCACCAAAGTTCATATCGAGGTCCTACTTGTCACGCAATACGATAAAATGAAGTTAaccaaataataatgaaatgcGGGTCAAGATGCAAGCGAAGCTTAAATATGTTACTTGGGCTAATGCACAGCCTAATGTAAAACAATGCATAAGAAACAACAAGACAACTGTGATATAATAGTGTAGGATGTTATTGTGAGATGTATTTTTGAAGCAATGCACATGctatttattttacttgaaaCGTATTGGCCATGTTTGAGTGAATCATAATGTATCATGGGATAATTGAGTGTGAATAACAAatctacaaataataataagactTTAAGATTAAAAGTAATTGGGCAGTCTACTCTTTAACGCGGTCGACGTATCCACCGCTTGAGAATGAGGTCAGCGGGAGTGTAGTAACATTGTGCACGCGATGACTTTCCCTTTCCCGCCAGAATGACAGAAGACAAGTACTATAGCTTGGTTGAGTGATACTGGTATTCTTTTGTTTTGGTCTATCTTAGCTGCTCAGAAAATCCTGTTGTCGtctggaaaaaaagtgttagcCAGGTTGTGTTTCTTCTCGAcgtactatatatatatctgcCAAGGTCAGTAGTGATTTTTTTACCTAGCTAGCCAGACGAAGGGGACAATGTAGCCTAGTGCCAGTCAGTAGCTAGCATTAGGCTAGGCAGTAGGTAATTAGCAGCGAACCAGTCCAACCCAACGTGCCTTAGTGTTATTGTGCATAAAATATCATAAAAGGTGGAACTAAAGTTTAGTATAATTATATATCGCTGTGCCTGTGAAAGAAGTAACACTTGTATTTTGTTGTatgagaatgtattttttactcTCTTAGTCATTGTTGCTTTCCCTTAGCCAGCTGTGCTAAGTGTTTCCTGCTCAATTAGTATAAgggcaaaaatgggcttgggcgggttgatttacagatagcgtgtttttttgtttttttttggagtCCGCGGGTGATTGAGCAATACTgtacagacaaaaaaatatggCAACCCTGACTGTGCTTACCATTGATGTAGATTAGCCTGTGCTCTGGGTGACCGAGAGCAAAATCAAGGTTATtaattaggctacatttttaCAGTATGAACAAAATCAAAAGAACACAGCCCTAAATGTACCAACGGAGCAATGTGTAGGCTAAATGTGATCAGCCCAGCCTCTGTCCAATTCATATTATACCTACATCTGACTTTCAACAGGATGAGTAGAGGTGGCGAGCAATCCCTGTTCTTTTTAAATCTCCCTGACCTGAGGAAGCTGTGTTGTGTCACTCTGTGTTTGGAGTCTGAGGAGGGGGAAGTAAGGAACAAGCAGATGAAAACCTGCAGGTGAGACATTTGCTCAGCTTGATTGGAATAGGGCGTTTTAGTTTACCTAGTGAAGGCAAATTACAAAAACCGAATCTtgacaaaatgcaaatgtaattgatctttttcagtttttgaagTGCTCTGGTAATCAGCAGAATAATGTATTCCCTTTTTCTGTATTCACTTTCAGGGAGCTGTTGCTTTTGTACGCAGACATCGTAGCCTCACCAGTGTTGGGGTCATTTTCAGAGATCATAGTGATAATGGGGGTAAGTGTGAAGTCAAGTCAATTATTTGGTAGCCCatgacacagggagacagacatttGATAACATGGACTTGTGGCCATAAGCAAAAACAAGACTTCCTTCTGGAAATTCTGTGGTGAACTAACATATTTTAAACCATTGgttgaaaaacatttatgaatgtgaaatgtgttgcttgtaATTCCCACATTATTAATCATACTTTTGTATTTAAATACCAATTGCTCCACAAAAGCCTGTTAGCTTTTGATGGGCGTGTTTTCCAGTTGTGGCAGGTTATATAAGTGTGCAATCAGTAAAACACCACCTTCAAATTCCGTGCTTCATGACACGATTTTGGTATGCACGCAAGTGGGGCATTCCATTCAAATGACTGGAACAGGCCTAGGAAATGGTTTGTTTTCCTTAGAGAGAGTTTCATGGGTTGTGTTCATTAGAGATCAAATGCAATACAATGAACGGAGAAGTTGGGAGGGACACAGGATTTTTCATTCTCTGTTGCAAACAGTTAGATTTTTCTCTTCTTCCATGCCCTGATGAACATGACCATGGATTTTCTAGGAATTTTGAGGAGGGATTCACTGTGTTTCACTGTGTATTTTGTCGTTGCACCTCAATTAAATAGTGACCTTATTTGTAATGGGTATGATAAAGCAACATAAAGGTGTACTCTTTTATTTGTTCATTCACCAAAATGCTAATTCAGGTATAAATAGAGTATATCAACAGATCTATGTGTTAGTGAGATGAGGAGAGGTGTGTGGGCGGGTGGAAGGTACGTGTGTTCGTGTCTACACATCTCGTGCAGAGGCATGTTGCATGCAACCCAAAATAGTTGTTGTGCATTCCAAACACtatcattttctttctcctggACTATAGCCAATATTGTAGAAAGTCGCAACAGAAGAATGAAACACAAATGACCTCCTACCTGGCCAATCTGCGTTAGAGATCTTCACAGATACACTCAAATCTGATTTTCTGGGATCCAAACACGATCCACTGCTCAGTGGCCACATATCTTGAATCTGTGTTCTAATATTGGAAATagtttaaatataatttgggATTTTGTCTCTATCttgaatatatatgtataataataagcctttgtaaatcacatttattgtgTATTGCACTTGGTTCAGGACAGCTCATTTCAGCGTTTATCTCACTTGTCCACCTGTCTGCCTCCCTTTCTCTGGTGTGAGTCCTCGTTATCACAATATTTTTCTGACTGTCTGTTTTCTGCGTCAGTTAGTTTGGGACAGTTATTTGCCAAGGAAGAAGTATTCAGTTCACCTATTTTATGCTGTTTCTTAGGGAGATATGAGACCATAAagtgcctttttgtttttacaccaAGCCAGGTGGTTATAAAGAAGCGTTTTAAAGAATTGATAGCTTTCTTTAAAATGCTAATCCTAACCCAATTATTAATTGATGTGAATCATTGCTGACTTGTGAGGTGATGAAGATTTCCTTTTAGAAACTGCTCTGTCCTGACATCCCAATGAAGTTTATATACTATTACAGCGTTGTGCATTTGTGCCACCCAGCCATCTTAAGATGGATGCACTAACTGTATGAGTCGTAATAAGAGCAtcttttaattgaaaaaagaaaGATCATCACTAGCCTACCACCAAACATGCTTAATCTGGATACGTATCCAATCCAGTTGAGATCCAATGCTCCCTCATCTCAGACTGATTTTGCATTGGAACTGATTGACCTTGGATCCCAGTCAGACCAGATTCTGATTCTCGGAATGTGTATTCATTGTGTGTTGGATGGGAGTTTCATGGATAAAAGGCTTTGTCTACTGTAAATCTCGGGATGCAATGGAAGACCTCTACTCCACACAGTTCTGGTAAATCATTAAGTTGTTTAACAACCTCCCCTTTCACCCAGTGTGTCAGCGAAAGTGTCAATGATAACCgttaattaattaaattccTTTGGTTGCCCAAATAATGTCTGTTATCATGTCACTGAATATAAACTCCCCCCTTACAGATTGCCTTTTTTAAGAGAGGAATTATACACGCTTATGTACAAAGACACAGTCTTCAGGTAAGCTTGGATCACTGTCACTCACTACATTTGCTGTCCTGTTTAATTTATGGTTCACTCTCCATGTCTGACATGAAATTGCATGATGTTGAAGGTGAAATTGCCTGTCAAATGGGGGTTTTCTATGAAATGGAAGATATCTTGTTcttattgcttttatttttttcttgtcatTGCCATGCTTTTCTAGTGACTTACTAGGTCCTTGGTTGTGAATCCTTGATCTCGTGTGCTTCATGTGGGTGGAGGCTTCACTGCTGGTCAGCTAATTGACATGTAGGCTCTGTGTTGTTTGAACAGATGGGCTCTCCTCAGAGGGTTCTCCCAGGTATTTTGCAGACCTGTCTGTCCTACTCCTTAATTACCAGACTGGCACCAAACTGGAACAAAGTTGGACAGTTCCTTATCGCTGGTATGTAGAAGGGTGAAGAAATGTGGGATTTATAATGGTGCAATGATACTGTTGTAATAGGCAAGTTTTAGCAGTTAACCACCTGCCTGTTTTATCTTGGATGTCCACGCACGAGGCAACAGAGGAAGCCCCCTTTTCCTGTAATGGCAGCCAGAATATCGGATTTACACAGTAATACACCCCAGACAATATATACGTTCGGGTAGAAAGATAGACTAGGCTATACAAAGTTGAATATGGCATTAATGCATTACTAGTAATCTGACTATGTTGCAACAATGTGTAGGGTGGCCAGACACAGCCCTTACCATATTTCCCTTTTTCACAACCCTAATTCTAAGTCTCAGTTGTTTTCAATTGGTAGCCCATACCCGTAGCATAGGCCCTAACTTCACACAGAAGGGCTTAGATAAAGTCCTTCTACAAGGGCATATATAAAACAGGAAACATGAAActctaaaatataaaacaaaactccaGGTAGTACCTTATTTTGGTAGGCAGATGCAAAGGTCACTTTAACCGCAGGCCCTGTTGAGAAGGCATGTCCTTAATCACAGTGACTCAGCAAATGTTACACCACCCACCATCACCTTCACCTTTGGCCTATTTAATTTGACAGTGAGTGTAACTGATTCTGAGATCACAAATCCACATTGACACATATACatagacatactgtatataaacacacatacacataccacTGTCCCAAATTGGGAAGCAGGAAGAATCCCTTTGGTACTTCTTGCATCTTTTCTCACCAAATTATTAAAGCATTCAACTGATGGAAGTTTCCACGTTAGCTGGATTACTTTCCCTTGCCATTCGGCATAATCTACCATTTGAAAGGGTGGTAGATTATGAACATCCTCTGTCACTTCAGATTACGACTGAGAACAGTGCTGTTTAGACAACTACATTATTGTCCTTGAAAAAAAGGATCCAAGTCTAACGATAACAGAGTGAGCGAAGGCCAGACTGTCCTTCGACTTGGAGGTTTTCCATGCTAAACTCAACCTTACATTACAACTGTACTCTCTTTTTATCTAGTCTTTCTTGACTGTcaaaatgaaacacacacacatttgaaataaattgaggCCCCACATCATATGATAATTATTCAAACATTTGAAGAGTGGAATCTCGACACCTAGGGATA
The Esox lucius isolate fEsoLuc1 chromosome 21, fEsoLuc1.pri, whole genome shotgun sequence DNA segment above includes these coding regions:
- the LOC105028294 gene encoding cytochrome b5, with protein sequence MEDKAKNGQSVKYYRLSEIEERNSFKSTWIIINHKVFDVTKFLEEHPGGEEVLREQAGGDATESFEDVGHSSDAREMAATFVVGELHPDDRPKMVKPSESLANPVVETSSWTNWLIPALAAAFVTLLYRLYTSEEE